A DNA window from Engraulis encrasicolus isolate BLACKSEA-1 chromosome 3, IST_EnEncr_1.0, whole genome shotgun sequence contains the following coding sequences:
- the znf608 gene encoding zinc finger protein 608 isoform X1 produces the protein MLLLQLQVRTRSVGTNTQEPGKACDTPTHMGPCQPGTSVNLEGIVWHETEEGVLVVNVTWRKRTYVGTLLDCTKHDWAPPRFCDSPSTDAESQGGRGRSKRMRLAISEPVLVEPLLPKVRALPHKRRGISSKGRRGSLNLLNNCRTPPYYTEEELKPTPLLQGKRKIKAPAELDLTLVNEEVKNGNGKRIRAKSRSAPTTPQGKSDPVFLEQTACPSPMLIDCPHPNCNKKYKHINGLRYHQSHAHLDADRKPDFGVESEDRLTDEEESSGGPLRSLTFSCTDNNSPSSSSSKKANSPPKLGVVGPLKSRKMMVSMDTGPLIASKSRRHLVTKDGSADDLSNLPIISNMTVVLENCLITDRSSSVEMPKLEAEDLIDKTEIVDPIKKELGKTEKSSKVKGGRFIVTPPAPPKLIAIPTTTLSSSSADATCHYSSPTVSLTKTKSLNVKPIKPKLDMIVQPTLPSPTLVTCKDSKRKDKQRLKDRHSKDIRTIKSENVHIKMEESKVMAKDFSISLLKEHLSKQEVSNGSSETQESRMASIRAEADKVYTFTDNAPSPSIGGCSRLDSSCIANGDNTTSKTNSPAYSDISDAADDGASDGRFNTKLKVNSNTDSNPIHSITSRVAPGTVKDTQSSPLYQGYDAYCLQGYVHAGQASSSSFLKVSTAYDGKMKNDDLDEVAEEFKITESTDSKKKDLGISSSQSQLQMVMTDTQTTLAQSLYYGQYSRGMKIDQKLLTPSVGSHGRPKPFEASPEEVQHNKLKAAHMVRDLEHSEQKDELRDMSVSSVISKGVNSVKASGGNKIGQHSYFELEKPQQQVKSALITLMKDQRLELEEHKSAGKDLPEQIQLDSNVSCVNNDCEPLCWARPYPAKYTTLLNQEMANKGPTELHSDKAKDLDRPPESDTKMGVELLNKEPESPRREDHEEIGDKAYDRDTMGEAHELKSGPLGCGSLALSPQQQSYVQYQHSYPFLHLCEPSNHAYRVMSPALVSSYAGFHYPLYGKTAGREESELSSQTSSSSMSSKASSDPTPLELCQHNNHGSMSYHGKSPVPGERGSPECERDVDQEREPMPYSQHVHTHHHTHLGMGYTLMPGQYDPYPGLSPTAVVSSQKTHNTSTESDGKI, from the exons ATGTTGCTGTTGCAGTTGCAGGTGCGGACTCGCTCAGTGGGAACCAACACGCAGGAGCCGGGAAAGGCCTGCGATACCCCCACACACATGGGGCCATGCCAGCCGGGCACCAGTGTCAACCTAGAGGGAATTGTGTGGCACGAAACAGAGGAAG GTGTGCTTGTAGTGAATGTCACATGGAGGAAGAGGACCTATGTAGGAACTCTTCTAGACTGCACCAAACATGACTGGGCACCTCCAAG ATTCTGTGACTCACCGTCCACTGATGCTGAATCGCAAGGAGGACGTGGCCGCAGCAAACGGATGCGATTGGCCATTTCCGAGCCAGTGCTGGTGGAGCCTCTTCTTCCAAAGGTTCGAGCACTACCGCACAAGAGACGTGGCATCAGCAGCAAGGGACGAAGAGGAAGCCTCAACCTGCTCAACAACTGCAGGACGCCTCCATACTACACAGAGGAAGAGCTGAAACCTACTCCGTTACTGCAAGGGAAGAGGAAAATCAAAGCTCCCGCCGAACTGGACCTGACGTTGGTAAACGAAGAGGTCAAGAATGGTAACGGGAAAAGGATACGAGCCAAATCTCGTAGCGCGCCCACCACACCCCAGGGGAAGTCCGACCCAGTGTTCCTGGAGCAGACTGCGTGCCCGTCGCCGATGCTGATTGACTGCCCCCACCCAAACTGTAACAAGAAGTACAAGCATATTAACGGACTGCGGTACCACCAGTCACATGCACACTTAGATGCTGATAGGAAACCAGACTTTGGGGTAGAGAGTGAGGATCGGCTCACTGATGAGGAGGAGAGTAGCGGCGGGCCGTTGAGGAGCTTGACCTTCAGCTGTACTGACAATAACAGCCCTTCGTCCTCTTCCTCTAAAAAGGCAAACTCTCCACCCAAGCTTGGTGTGGTAGGACCATTGAAGAGCAGAAAGATGATGGTAAGTATGGACACAGGCCCTTTGATCGCTTCCAAATCACGAAGGCATCTAGTAACCAAAGATGGTTCTGCTGATGACTTGAGCAACCTACCGATCATCTCAAACATGACCGTGGTTTTGGAGAACTGCCTTATTACTGACCGTAGTTCCTCAGTAGAAATGCCAAAGCTGGAGGCTGAAGACTTGATTGACAAGACTGAGATTGTTGACCCGATTAAAAAAGAACTGGGAAAAACAGAGAAATCGTCAAAGGTTAAGGGTGGAAGGTTCATTGTGACGCCTCCTGCTCCTCCAAAGCTCATTGCCATTCCAACAACCACGCTGTCTTCTAGCAGTGCAGATGCCACGTGCCATTATTCatctcccactgtctctctcacaaaaACCAAAAGTCTTAACGTGAAACCCATCAAGCCAAAACTAGACATGATTGTGCAGCCTACTCTACCAAGTCCAACCCTGGTCACTTGCAAAGATAGTAAAAGGAAAGACAAACAAAGACTTAAAGACAGACACTCAAAGGACATCAGAACAATAAAGTCGgaaaatgtacacattaaaatggAAGAATCTAAAGTTATGGCGAAAGACTTTTCCATTAGCCTTTTGAAGGAACACTTGAGTAAGCAAGAGGTCTCCAATGGTTCAAGCGAGACTCAGGAGAGTCGAATGGCCAGTATAAGAGCTGAGGCTGACAAAGTTTACACATTCACTGACAATGCTCCAAGTCCTTCAATCGGTGGTTGCTCCAGACTTGACTCAAGCTGTATTGCAAATGGCGATAACACCACCAGTAAGACAAATAGCCCTGCTTACTCAGATATATCAGATGCCGCGGATGACGGTGCTTCGGACGGCCGATTTAACACAAAGCTGAAAGTAAACTCCAACACTGACTCAAACCCCATCCACAGTATAACATCCAGGGTTGCCCCTGGCACTGTAAAAGACACCCAATCTTCTCCTCTCTACCAAGGTTACGACGCTTACTGTCTCCAGGGATATGTTCATGCAGGGCAGGCaagctcctcctctttcctcaagGTCTCTACTGCATACGATGGCAAAATGAAAAATGACGATTTAGATGAAGTAGCTGAAGAGTTTAAAATCACAGAATCAACCGACTCCAAGAAAAAGGACTTGGGTATCTCCAGCTCTCAGTCACAGCTTCAGATGGTGATGACAGACACTCAAACCACACTGGCTCAGTCCCTTTACTATGGGCAGTATTCCCGAGGTATGAAAATTGACCAAAAGCTGCTAACGCCATCAGTTGGTAGCCATGGCAGACCGAAACCTTTTGAGGCAAGTCCTGAGGAAGTGCAGCATAACAAACTAAAAGCAGCCCATATGGTGCGGGACCTGGAGCACAGTGAACAAAAAGACGAACTGCGAGATATGTCTGTATCAAGTGTTATCTCTAAAGGGGTCAACTCTGTTAAGGCCAGTGGTGGCAACAAAATTGGACAGCACTCGTACTTTGAGCTGGAGAAGCCCCAGCAGCAGGTTAAGTCTGCCCTCATCACACTGATGAAAGACCAGAGACTTGAGCTTGAGGAACACAAGTCTGCTGGCAAGGACTTGCCCGAACAGATCCAACTGGACTCAAATGTGTCATGTGTTAATAAT GATTGTGAGCCCCTGTGCTGGGCTAGACCCTACCCTGCCAAGTACACCACCTTGCTGAATCAGGAGATGGCCAACAAGGGCCCAACAGAGCTCCACTCAGACAAGGCTAAAGATCTGGACAGGCCTCCTGAATCAGACACCAAGATGGGAGTGGAGTTGCTAAACAAGGAGCCAGAGAGTCCTCGGAGAGAGGACCACGAAGAGATTGGCGATAAAGCCTACGATCGGGACACGATGGGGGAAGCCCATGAGTTGAAGAGCGGGCCTCTGGGATGTGGGAGCTTAGCGTTGAGCCCTCAGCAGCAGTCCTACGTTCAGTACCAGCACTCCTATCCATTCTTGCACCTGTGTGAGCCCAGTAACCATGCCTACAGGGTTATGTCCCCAGCACTCGTGTCCAGTTACGCAG GTTTTCACTATCCCTTGTATGGGAAGACTGCTGGGAGGGAGGAGTCAGAGTTGTCATCCCagactagcagcagcagcatgagcAGCAAAGCGTCCAGTGACCCCACCCCCCTGGAGTTGTGCCAGCATAACAACCATGGGAGCATGTCATACCATGGGAAATCTCCTGTG CCTGGTGAGAGAGGATCcccagagtgtgagagagacgtgGATCAGGAGAGGGAGCCCATGCCGTACTCTCAGCACGTCCACACCCACCATCATACCCACCTTGGCATGGGCTACACCCTCATGCCCGGACAATATGATCCCTACCCAG GTTTAAGCCCCACTGCTGTAGTCTCCAGTCAGAAGACACATAATACATCCACTG AGAGTGATGGCAAAATATGA
- the znf608 gene encoding zinc finger protein 608 isoform X2, whose translation MLLLQLQVRTRSVGTNTQEPGKACDTPTHMGPCQPGTSVNLEGIVWHETEEGVLVVNVTWRKRTYVGTLLDCTKHDWAPPRFCDSPSTDAESQGGRGRSKRMRLAISEPVLVEPLLPKVRALPHKRRGISSKGRRGSLNLLNNCRTPPYYTEEELKPTPLLQGKRKIKAPAELDLTLVNEEVKNGNGKRIRAKSRSAPTTPQGKSDPVFLEQTACPSPMLIDCPHPNCNKKYKHINGLRYHQSHAHLDADRKPDFGVESEDRLTDEEESSGGPLRSLTFSCTDNNSPSSSSSKKANSPPKLGVVGPLKSRKMMVSMDTGPLIASKSRRHLVTKDGSADDLSNLPIISNMTVVLENCLITDRSSSVEMPKLEAEDLIDKTEIVDPIKKELGKTEKSSKVKGGRFIVTPPAPPKLIAIPTTTLSSSSADATCHYSSPTVSLTKTKSLNVKPIKPKLDMIVQPTLPSPTLVTCKDSKRKDKQRLKDRHSKDIRTIKSENVHIKMEESKVMAKDFSISLLKEHLSKQEVSNGSSETQESRMASIRAEADKVYTFTDNAPSPSIGGCSRLDSSCIANGDNTTSKTNSPAYSDISDAADDGASDGRFNTKLKVNSNTDSNPIHSITSRVAPGTVKDTQSSPLYQGYDAYCLQGYVHAGQASSSSFLKVSTAYDGKMKNDDLDEVAEEFKITESTDSKKKDLGISSSQSQLQMVMTDTQTTLAQSLYYGQYSRGMKIDQKLLTPSVGSHGRPKPFEASPEEVQHNKLKAAHMVRDLEHSEQKDELRDMSVSSVISKGVNSVKASGGNKIGQHSYFELEKPQQQVKSALITLMKDQRLELEEHKSAGKDLPEQIQLDSNVSCVNNDCEPLCWARPYPAKYTTLLNQEMANKGPTELHSDKAKDLDRPPESDTKMGVELLNKEPESPRREDHEEIGDKAYDRDTMGEAHELKSGPLGCGSLALSPQQQSYVQYQHSYPFLHLCEPSNHAYRVMSPALVSSYAGFHYPLYGKTAGREESELSSQTSSSSMSSKASSDPTPLELCQHNNHGSMSYHGKSPVV comes from the exons ATGTTGCTGTTGCAGTTGCAGGTGCGGACTCGCTCAGTGGGAACCAACACGCAGGAGCCGGGAAAGGCCTGCGATACCCCCACACACATGGGGCCATGCCAGCCGGGCACCAGTGTCAACCTAGAGGGAATTGTGTGGCACGAAACAGAGGAAG GTGTGCTTGTAGTGAATGTCACATGGAGGAAGAGGACCTATGTAGGAACTCTTCTAGACTGCACCAAACATGACTGGGCACCTCCAAG ATTCTGTGACTCACCGTCCACTGATGCTGAATCGCAAGGAGGACGTGGCCGCAGCAAACGGATGCGATTGGCCATTTCCGAGCCAGTGCTGGTGGAGCCTCTTCTTCCAAAGGTTCGAGCACTACCGCACAAGAGACGTGGCATCAGCAGCAAGGGACGAAGAGGAAGCCTCAACCTGCTCAACAACTGCAGGACGCCTCCATACTACACAGAGGAAGAGCTGAAACCTACTCCGTTACTGCAAGGGAAGAGGAAAATCAAAGCTCCCGCCGAACTGGACCTGACGTTGGTAAACGAAGAGGTCAAGAATGGTAACGGGAAAAGGATACGAGCCAAATCTCGTAGCGCGCCCACCACACCCCAGGGGAAGTCCGACCCAGTGTTCCTGGAGCAGACTGCGTGCCCGTCGCCGATGCTGATTGACTGCCCCCACCCAAACTGTAACAAGAAGTACAAGCATATTAACGGACTGCGGTACCACCAGTCACATGCACACTTAGATGCTGATAGGAAACCAGACTTTGGGGTAGAGAGTGAGGATCGGCTCACTGATGAGGAGGAGAGTAGCGGCGGGCCGTTGAGGAGCTTGACCTTCAGCTGTACTGACAATAACAGCCCTTCGTCCTCTTCCTCTAAAAAGGCAAACTCTCCACCCAAGCTTGGTGTGGTAGGACCATTGAAGAGCAGAAAGATGATGGTAAGTATGGACACAGGCCCTTTGATCGCTTCCAAATCACGAAGGCATCTAGTAACCAAAGATGGTTCTGCTGATGACTTGAGCAACCTACCGATCATCTCAAACATGACCGTGGTTTTGGAGAACTGCCTTATTACTGACCGTAGTTCCTCAGTAGAAATGCCAAAGCTGGAGGCTGAAGACTTGATTGACAAGACTGAGATTGTTGACCCGATTAAAAAAGAACTGGGAAAAACAGAGAAATCGTCAAAGGTTAAGGGTGGAAGGTTCATTGTGACGCCTCCTGCTCCTCCAAAGCTCATTGCCATTCCAACAACCACGCTGTCTTCTAGCAGTGCAGATGCCACGTGCCATTATTCatctcccactgtctctctcacaaaaACCAAAAGTCTTAACGTGAAACCCATCAAGCCAAAACTAGACATGATTGTGCAGCCTACTCTACCAAGTCCAACCCTGGTCACTTGCAAAGATAGTAAAAGGAAAGACAAACAAAGACTTAAAGACAGACACTCAAAGGACATCAGAACAATAAAGTCGgaaaatgtacacattaaaatggAAGAATCTAAAGTTATGGCGAAAGACTTTTCCATTAGCCTTTTGAAGGAACACTTGAGTAAGCAAGAGGTCTCCAATGGTTCAAGCGAGACTCAGGAGAGTCGAATGGCCAGTATAAGAGCTGAGGCTGACAAAGTTTACACATTCACTGACAATGCTCCAAGTCCTTCAATCGGTGGTTGCTCCAGACTTGACTCAAGCTGTATTGCAAATGGCGATAACACCACCAGTAAGACAAATAGCCCTGCTTACTCAGATATATCAGATGCCGCGGATGACGGTGCTTCGGACGGCCGATTTAACACAAAGCTGAAAGTAAACTCCAACACTGACTCAAACCCCATCCACAGTATAACATCCAGGGTTGCCCCTGGCACTGTAAAAGACACCCAATCTTCTCCTCTCTACCAAGGTTACGACGCTTACTGTCTCCAGGGATATGTTCATGCAGGGCAGGCaagctcctcctctttcctcaagGTCTCTACTGCATACGATGGCAAAATGAAAAATGACGATTTAGATGAAGTAGCTGAAGAGTTTAAAATCACAGAATCAACCGACTCCAAGAAAAAGGACTTGGGTATCTCCAGCTCTCAGTCACAGCTTCAGATGGTGATGACAGACACTCAAACCACACTGGCTCAGTCCCTTTACTATGGGCAGTATTCCCGAGGTATGAAAATTGACCAAAAGCTGCTAACGCCATCAGTTGGTAGCCATGGCAGACCGAAACCTTTTGAGGCAAGTCCTGAGGAAGTGCAGCATAACAAACTAAAAGCAGCCCATATGGTGCGGGACCTGGAGCACAGTGAACAAAAAGACGAACTGCGAGATATGTCTGTATCAAGTGTTATCTCTAAAGGGGTCAACTCTGTTAAGGCCAGTGGTGGCAACAAAATTGGACAGCACTCGTACTTTGAGCTGGAGAAGCCCCAGCAGCAGGTTAAGTCTGCCCTCATCACACTGATGAAAGACCAGAGACTTGAGCTTGAGGAACACAAGTCTGCTGGCAAGGACTTGCCCGAACAGATCCAACTGGACTCAAATGTGTCATGTGTTAATAAT GATTGTGAGCCCCTGTGCTGGGCTAGACCCTACCCTGCCAAGTACACCACCTTGCTGAATCAGGAGATGGCCAACAAGGGCCCAACAGAGCTCCACTCAGACAAGGCTAAAGATCTGGACAGGCCTCCTGAATCAGACACCAAGATGGGAGTGGAGTTGCTAAACAAGGAGCCAGAGAGTCCTCGGAGAGAGGACCACGAAGAGATTGGCGATAAAGCCTACGATCGGGACACGATGGGGGAAGCCCATGAGTTGAAGAGCGGGCCTCTGGGATGTGGGAGCTTAGCGTTGAGCCCTCAGCAGCAGTCCTACGTTCAGTACCAGCACTCCTATCCATTCTTGCACCTGTGTGAGCCCAGTAACCATGCCTACAGGGTTATGTCCCCAGCACTCGTGTCCAGTTACGCAG GTTTTCACTATCCCTTGTATGGGAAGACTGCTGGGAGGGAGGAGTCAGAGTTGTCATCCCagactagcagcagcagcatgagcAGCAAAGCGTCCAGTGACCCCACCCCCCTGGAGTTGTGCCAGCATAACAACCATGGGAGCATGTCATACCATGGGAAATCTCCTGTG GTTTAA